A genomic stretch from Falco naumanni isolate bFalNau1 chromosome 4, bFalNau1.pat, whole genome shotgun sequence includes:
- the IGSF6 gene encoding immunoglobulin superfamily member 6 isoform X2 gives MASLRQLKNVIMLAFDWILYGTGATDICRVTVTQPRYQEADYSMHTVFLTCAFSASGCSSTPPQVLWFRFLTNEHQDLCTPGCTDHQKYTVHLSGNNSSLQINDLTVDDNAVYICGIAFLDSSSPHSKQTGDGTVLTKTGAEKQISNGKLIFMIIASSLLFLYSTTVFTFFVVYKLKPKLLKRSGNEDQRPENSKICSGRKVFQAIAQELQKQRYAEHCQQPDDVEDNTVYQNR, from the exons ATGGCATCTTTGCGCCAGTTAAAAAATGTGATAATGCTGGCATTTGACTGGATTCTGTACGGTACtg GTGCTACAGATATCTGCAGAGTCACCGTAACACAACCCAGATATCAGGAAGCTGACTACTCCATGCACACGGTGTTCCTCACATGCGCTTTCTCTGCCTCTGGATGCTCCTCAACCCCACCTCAAGTTCTATGGTTTCGCTTTTTAACTAATGAACATCAGGATTTGTGTACTCCTGGATGCACAGATCATCAGAAGTACACAGTACATTTATCAGGAAATAATAGTTCACTTCAGATCAATGATCTAACTGTAGATGACAATGCTGTTTATATCTGTGGAATAGCATTTCTAGATTCAAGTTCACCCCATTCTAAACAAACAGGAGATGGAACAGTACTAACAAAGACAG gagcagagaagcagatCAGCAATGGAAAACTCATCTTCATGATCATCGCCTCATCCTTACTGTTTCTATACAGCACTACTGTATTCACATTCTTTGTAGTCTACAAG TTAAAACCAAAGCTGCTAAAGAGAAGCGGGAATGAAGACCAAAGACCAGAGAACAGT aAAATCTGTAGTGGACGAAAAGTTTTTCAAGCAATAGCCCAAGAACTTCAAAAGCAGAGGTATGCTGAACATTGCCAACAGCCT